The Halobellus sp. MBLA0158 genome has a window encoding:
- a CDS encoding MBL fold metallo-hydrolase, translating to MAIGDLSPVNGAEDVYYVDVGTHGVPRHGAVYVIDADEPAFIDTGLGRNREHLLDALDELDIDREAVRHVLPTHAHLDHAGGAGYLAAACPNATVRTHEVGAPHLVDPERLVAGTKEAVGEMWEYYAEPEPVPDARIEGLADGDEIDLGDRTLSVIEAPGHAPHQVVFHDSRDDLLFTGDAAGIYVPQRDTVRQTTPPPQFDLEGCLADVRTIEDLAPATLCFGHFGPRAYDPDLMEEYKRALVEWVEAVRQKRDELGDDEAVIEHFADHSEMVEVWGERKARAEERLNASGVLVALDRDAA from the coding sequence ATGGCTATCGGCGATCTCTCCCCCGTCAACGGCGCCGAGGACGTCTACTACGTCGACGTCGGCACGCACGGGGTTCCGCGACACGGCGCGGTCTACGTAATCGACGCCGACGAGCCCGCCTTCATCGACACCGGGCTCGGACGCAACCGCGAGCACCTCCTGGACGCGCTCGACGAACTCGACATCGACCGGGAGGCCGTCCGGCACGTCCTCCCGACGCACGCGCACCTGGACCACGCGGGCGGGGCGGGCTACCTCGCGGCGGCGTGTCCGAACGCGACCGTGCGGACCCACGAGGTCGGCGCGCCCCACCTCGTCGACCCCGAGCGCCTCGTCGCCGGGACGAAGGAGGCCGTCGGCGAGATGTGGGAGTACTACGCGGAGCCCGAGCCCGTGCCCGACGCCCGGATCGAGGGGCTCGCGGACGGCGACGAGATCGACCTCGGCGACCGGACCCTCTCGGTCATCGAGGCGCCGGGGCACGCGCCCCACCAGGTGGTCTTCCACGACTCGCGGGACGACCTGCTCTTCACCGGCGACGCCGCCGGGATCTACGTCCCCCAGCGCGATACGGTGCGGCAGACGACCCCGCCGCCGCAGTTCGACCTGGAGGGCTGTCTGGCGGACGTCCGGACGATCGAGGACCTCGCGCCCGCGACGCTCTGTTTCGGCCACTTCGGGCCGCGGGCGTACGACCCCGACCTGATGGAGGAGTACAAGCGCGCGCTCGTCGAGTGGGTCGAGGCCGTCCGGCAGAAGCGCGACGAGCTCGGCGACGACGAGGCCGTGATCGAACACTTCGCCGACCACTCGGAGATGGTCGAGGTCTGGGGCGAGCGCAAGGCCCGCGCGGAAGAGCGGCTGAACGCGAGCGGCGTGCTCGTCGCGCTCGACCGCGACGCGGCGTGA
- a CDS encoding aldehyde ferredoxin oxidoreductase family protein, translating into MTDLGGFNDHVARIDLSSGDVRYEGIDDEDAKKYIGGRGLGVKYVFDQGVDVDPEGPENLLAFMNGPLTGTQAPMSGRIAVCTKSPLTGTVTDSHHGGWSGARLKWSGFDGLLFEGQADEPVYAYVEDGEVELRDASDLWGLGVHDAMDKIEADHDGQFGKNLSAMAIGPGGENGTKYACIVNEDDRASGRGGTGCVMGSKNLKAIVIKSGTRMPKPADPETFTEGYQEAMNLIRESDVTGPNEGGLSLYGTNVLMNLTEEMDGLPTRNGRYTSTHSEADADPSEPNIDAENVSGENVRENILVDEPTCHSCPVACKKETEVTYEHKGEELNVRGESYEYESAFALGPNSMNDDRDSIAVMINKCNDLGIDTIEAGNMIAMAMEMTEQGKLDDLDDGIEWGDAEHMIELLDEIAHHSSDLGELLAKGARRIAEARDAHDNSLAVKGQTIPAYDPRAMKGMGIGYATSNRGACHLRGYTPSAEILGIPEKVDPSEWEGKGELCALFQDLHAISDSFDICKFNAFAEGIDEYVAQYNGMTGRDVTEDELMEAGDRIYTLERYYNNLVGFDGDDDSLPGRFVEGDEAIPGQGGVEGELCELEKMKDEYYERREWVDGVVPDERLDELGIEVGPGTGVSSGDSPAPADD; encoded by the coding sequence ATGACAGATTTAGGCGGATTCAACGATCACGTCGCGCGCATCGACCTGTCGAGCGGCGACGTGCGGTACGAGGGCATCGACGACGAGGACGCGAAGAAGTACATCGGCGGACGCGGCCTCGGCGTGAAGTACGTCTTCGACCAGGGCGTCGACGTCGACCCCGAGGGCCCGGAGAACCTGTTGGCGTTTATGAACGGCCCGCTCACGGGCACACAGGCCCCGATGAGCGGTCGCATCGCCGTCTGTACGAAATCCCCGCTCACGGGGACGGTCACGGACTCCCACCACGGCGGCTGGTCCGGCGCCCGACTCAAGTGGTCGGGCTTCGACGGCCTGCTCTTCGAGGGCCAGGCCGACGAGCCCGTCTACGCCTACGTCGAGGACGGCGAGGTCGAACTCCGCGACGCCTCCGACCTGTGGGGCCTCGGCGTCCACGACGCGATGGACAAGATCGAGGCGGACCACGACGGCCAGTTCGGCAAGAACCTCTCGGCGATGGCGATCGGCCCGGGCGGCGAGAACGGCACCAAGTACGCCTGCATCGTCAACGAGGACGACCGCGCCTCCGGCCGCGGCGGCACCGGCTGCGTGATGGGCTCGAAGAACCTCAAGGCGATCGTGATCAAATCGGGTACGCGGATGCCCAAGCCCGCAGATCCCGAGACGTTCACCGAGGGCTACCAGGAGGCGATGAACCTCATCCGCGAGTCCGACGTCACCGGTCCCAACGAGGGCGGCCTCTCGCTGTACGGCACCAACGTCCTGATGAACCTCACCGAGGAGATGGACGGGCTGCCGACGCGAAATGGCAGGTACACCTCGACCCACTCCGAGGCGGACGCGGACCCGAGCGAACCCAACATCGACGCCGAGAACGTCTCCGGCGAGAACGTCCGCGAGAACATCCTCGTCGACGAGCCGACGTGTCACTCCTGTCCGGTCGCCTGTAAGAAGGAGACCGAGGTCACCTACGAGCACAAGGGCGAGGAGCTGAACGTCCGCGGCGAGTCCTACGAGTACGAGTCGGCGTTCGCGCTCGGCCCGAACTCGATGAACGACGACCGCGACTCCATCGCGGTGATGATCAACAAGTGCAACGACCTCGGCATCGACACCATCGAGGCCGGGAACATGATCGCGATGGCGATGGAGATGACAGAGCAGGGCAAGCTCGACGACCTCGACGACGGGATCGAGTGGGGCGACGCCGAGCACATGATCGAGCTGCTCGACGAGATCGCCCACCACAGCTCCGATCTCGGCGAGCTGCTGGCGAAGGGCGCCCGCCGCATCGCCGAGGCGCGCGACGCCCACGACAACTCCCTCGCGGTGAAGGGCCAGACGATCCCGGCCTACGACCCGCGCGCGATGAAGGGAATGGGCATCGGCTACGCCACCTCCAACCGCGGCGCGTGCCACCTGCGCGGCTACACGCCGTCGGCCGAAATCCTCGGCATCCCGGAGAAGGTCGACCCGAGCGAGTGGGAGGGCAAGGGCGAGCTGTGCGCGCTCTTCCAGGACCTCCACGCGATCTCGGACTCCTTCGACATCTGCAAATTCAACGCCTTCGCCGAGGGCATCGACGAGTACGTCGCGCAGTACAACGGGATGACCGGCCGCGACGTCACCGAGGACGAGCTGATGGAGGCGGGCGACCGCATCTACACCCTCGAACGCTACTACAACAACCTCGTCGGCTTCGACGGCGACGACGACTCGCTGCCGGGTCGGTTCGTCGAGGGCGACGAGGCGATCCCCGGCCAGGGCGGCGTCGAGGGCGAGCTCTGCGAGCTCGAGAAGATGAAAGACGAGTACTACGAGCGCCGCGAGTGGGTCGACGGCGTCGTCCCCGACGAGCGCCTCGACGAGCTCGGCATCGAGGTCGGCCCCGGCACGGGCGTCTCCAGCGGCGACAGCCCGGCCCCGGCCGACGACTGA
- a CDS encoding archaeosine biosynthesis radical SAM protein RaSEA — MSQPSPEVYERGKGMDAHNQVMREIRSQKDKHYDPHEPTRVWLDEDNTPDGVVQSLTIILNTGGCRWARAGGCTMCGYVAESVEGGSVAHDALMDQIEVCLEHEAENADEPADLIKIYTSGSFLDEREVGAETRRAIAETFADRQRIVVESLPDFVEREKIADFTDVGLSTDVAVGLETATDRIRHDCVNKYFDFADFEAACAEARDADIEASGVDAGVKAYLLMKPPFLSESEAIEDMVSSIRRCAKVDGCHTVSMNPTNVQRYTMVDELFFEGGYRPPWLWSVAEVLDRTADVDAIVVSDPVGHGSDRGAHNCGECDDRVQKAIKDFDKRQDPAVFGQVSCDCKATWEYVVEAETSYGMPLSR, encoded by the coding sequence ATGAGTCAGCCGAGCCCCGAGGTCTACGAGCGCGGGAAGGGGATGGACGCCCACAATCAGGTGATGCGGGAGATCCGCTCGCAGAAGGACAAGCACTACGACCCCCACGAGCCGACGCGCGTCTGGCTCGACGAGGACAACACGCCCGACGGCGTGGTGCAGTCGCTGACGATCATCCTCAACACCGGCGGCTGTCGGTGGGCCCGCGCCGGCGGCTGCACGATGTGCGGCTACGTCGCCGAGTCCGTCGAGGGCGGCAGCGTCGCCCACGACGCGCTGATGGACCAGATCGAGGTCTGCCTGGAGCACGAAGCCGAAAACGCCGACGAGCCCGCCGACCTGATCAAGATCTACACCTCCGGGTCGTTCCTCGACGAGCGGGAGGTCGGCGCCGAGACCAGACGGGCGATCGCCGAGACGTTCGCCGACCGGCAGCGGATCGTCGTCGAGTCGCTCCCGGACTTCGTCGAGCGGGAGAAGATCGCCGACTTCACCGACGTCGGCCTGTCGACGGACGTCGCCGTCGGCCTGGAGACCGCGACCGATCGGATCCGCCACGACTGCGTGAACAAGTACTTCGACTTCGCGGACTTCGAGGCCGCCTGCGCGGAGGCGCGCGACGCCGACATCGAGGCGAGCGGCGTCGACGCCGGCGTGAAGGCCTACCTCCTGATGAAGCCCCCGTTCCTCTCGGAGTCGGAGGCGATCGAGGACATGGTGTCGTCGATCCGGCGGTGCGCGAAGGTCGACGGCTGCCACACCGTCTCGATGAATCCCACGAACGTCCAGCGGTACACGATGGTCGACGAGCTCTTTTTCGAGGGCGGCTACCGCCCGCCGTGGCTCTGGTCGGTCGCGGAGGTGCTGGACCGCACCGCCGACGTCGACGCGATCGTCGTCTCCGACCCCGTCGGACACGGCTCCGATCGGGGCGCGCACAACTGCGGCGAGTGCGACGACCGGGTGCAGAAGGCGATCAAGGATTTCGACAAGCGGCAGGATCCCGCGGTCTTCGGACAGGTCTCCTGCGACTGCAAGGCCACCTGGGAGTACGTCGTCGAGGCCGAGACGAGCTACGGGATGCCGCTGTCCCGCTGA
- a CDS encoding type IV pilin N-terminal domain-containing protein gives MDSRAQSETVGTLLITAVVIISVSTVGVGLLVNYDRQVSAERPSAAFQSELDETSLTLTHVGGENLPLSELDLILRNESGEKSYDLENLTKSDHNLDTNELFEGGESVTVENPFTGRIRILLIRTTQNGAILYDDYETLPGGGGAPTTSTATPTPTPTPTPTPTPTPTPTPTPTPTPQEPMLEGYTLQDTSANSNTEYTLYYDVNNTARFDRVEVTFDNRNNDWGDETVTATDPRGDVTFSQGGQQGSEYEITIRVFDTDGTVTDSVTFTDVADGDSQSGGDTTDPGSPQFAGTVIDDLGGAEANYEVSYNVTNRADFGSVRVRYENLDSGGADATYTSADPRNNVDDYAEASYGGTEGDEYRITVQLLDSAGVVVDQRVVTDVADGADPSGNADLSRPTSPTLDSVTVQDRSRNSNGDYRIQYRVSDPNGEFVQAEVLVRDLNNSWASTELSGTNTNGNLQYSQGGTEGDTFRFTVRVIDTDGIVVDERVITDVADGADP, from the coding sequence ATGGATTCCCGCGCCCAGAGCGAGACGGTCGGCACGCTCCTCATCACTGCCGTCGTCATCATTTCGGTCTCCACCGTGGGCGTGGGGCTCCTCGTCAACTACGACCGCCAGGTGAGCGCCGAGCGGCCCTCTGCGGCGTTCCAGTCCGAACTGGATGAGACGTCGCTCACGCTTACGCACGTCGGGGGCGAGAATCTGCCGCTTTCCGAACTCGATCTCATACTGAGGAACGAAAGCGGTGAAAAGTCATACGACCTGGAGAATCTGACCAAATCCGACCATAATCTCGATACCAACGAGCTGTTCGAGGGCGGCGAGTCGGTGACGGTAGAGAACCCATTCACGGGGCGAATCCGAATCCTCCTGATCAGGACCACCCAGAACGGTGCGATCCTCTACGACGACTACGAGACGCTGCCGGGGGGTGGGGGAGCGCCGACTACGTCGACCGCAACCCCGACTCCGACGCCGACACCCACACCCACGCCAACGCCAACTCCCACGCCGACGCCGACACCGACGCCCACGCCGCAAGAGCCGATGCTGGAGGGCTACACCCTACAGGACACCTCGGCGAACTCCAACACCGAGTACACGCTGTACTACGACGTCAACAACACCGCGCGGTTCGATCGCGTCGAGGTGACCTTCGACAACCGGAACAACGACTGGGGCGACGAGACCGTGACCGCGACCGACCCCCGCGGCGACGTCACGTTCTCGCAGGGCGGCCAGCAGGGCAGCGAGTACGAGATCACGATCCGCGTGTTCGACACCGACGGGACCGTCACCGACTCGGTCACGTTCACCGACGTCGCCGACGGCGACTCCCAGTCCGGCGGCGACACGACAGACCCCGGCAGCCCGCAGTTCGCCGGGACCGTGATCGACGACCTCGGCGGCGCGGAGGCGAACTACGAGGTCTCCTACAACGTCACGAACCGCGCGGACTTCGGCTCGGTGCGGGTGCGCTACGAGAACCTCGACAGCGGCGGAGCCGACGCGACCTACACCAGCGCGGACCCGCGGAACAACGTCGACGACTACGCCGAGGCGAGCTACGGCGGCACCGAGGGCGACGAGTACCGCATCACGGTCCAGCTGCTCGATTCGGCGGGCGTCGTGGTCGATCAGCGCGTGGTCACCGACGTCGCCGACGGGGCCGATCCGTCGGGCAACGCGGACCTCAGCCGCCCGACGAGCCCGACCCTCGACAGCGTGACCGTGCAGGACCGCTCCAGAAACAGCAACGGCGACTACCGGATCCAGTACCGGGTGTCGGATCCGAACGGGGAGTTCGTCCAGGCCGAAGTGCTGGTCCGCGACCTCAACAACTCCTGGGCGAGCACCGAGCTCTCGGGCACGAACACGAACGGCAATCTCCAGTACTCGCAGGGCGGCACCGAGGGCGATACCTTCCGGTTCACCGTCCGCGTGATCGACACCGACGGCATCGTCGTCGATGAGCGCGTGATCACCGACGTCGCCGACGGGGCCGATCCGTAG
- the purQ gene encoding phosphoribosylformylglycinamidine synthase I — MTVAVVQFGGSNCDRDAVRALSHLGVDAERVWHEDGLPSDVDGVILPGGFSYGDYLRAGAMAARSPIMDDVRATAEAGTPVLGVCNGAQIGCESALTPGAFTTNASARFQCEPVHLRVENAETPWTAAYDEGDVIEVPIAHGEGRFEISESKYDDLVADDRILFRYCDSAGNITDNANPNGSRGNVAGITGESDHVAVLMPHPERATLPDLGRGTDGQGVLSAFA; from the coding sequence ATGACCGTCGCAGTAGTTCAGTTCGGCGGCTCCAACTGCGACCGCGACGCCGTCCGCGCGCTCTCGCACCTCGGCGTCGACGCCGAGCGCGTCTGGCACGAGGACGGGCTCCCGAGCGACGTCGACGGCGTGATCCTCCCCGGCGGCTTCTCCTACGGGGACTACCTCCGCGCGGGGGCGATGGCCGCGCGCTCGCCGATTATGGACGACGTCCGCGCGACGGCCGAGGCGGGAACGCCCGTACTCGGCGTCTGCAACGGCGCCCAGATCGGCTGCGAGTCGGCGCTCACCCCCGGCGCGTTCACCACGAACGCCAGCGCGCGCTTCCAGTGCGAACCCGTCCACCTGCGCGTCGAGAACGCCGAGACGCCGTGGACCGCCGCCTACGACGAGGGCGACGTGATCGAGGTCCCCATCGCCCACGGCGAGGGCCGCTTCGAGATCTCGGAGTCCAAGTACGACGACCTCGTCGCCGACGACCGGATTCTCTTCCGGTACTGCGATTCGGCGGGCAACATAACCGACAACGCGAACCCGAACGGCTCCCGCGGCAACGTCGCGGGTATCACCGGCGAGTCGGACCACGTCGCGGTGCTGATGCCCCACCCCGAGCGGGCGACCCTTCCCGACCTCGGCCGGGGCACCGACGGTCAGGGCGTGCTGTCGGCGTTCGCCTGA
- the purS gene encoding phosphoribosylformylglycinamidine synthase subunit PurS: MTTYTATVTVRLKRGVLDPEAETTKRALERLGFELDALRSADQFEVDLDADSAEAAAERADEMAERLLANPTIHDYDVEVAEAE, translated from the coding sequence ATGACGACCTACACCGCGACGGTGACCGTCCGCCTCAAGCGGGGCGTCTTGGACCCCGAGGCGGAGACGACGAAGCGCGCGCTCGAACGCCTGGGGTTCGAGCTGGACGCGCTCCGCTCGGCGGACCAGTTCGAGGTCGACCTCGACGCCGACTCCGCGGAGGCGGCGGCCGAACGGGCCGACGAGATGGCCGAGCGGCTGCTGGCGAACCCGACCATCCACGACTACGACGTTGAGGTGGCCGAGGCGGAATGA
- a CDS encoding phosphoribosylaminoimidazolesuccinocarboxamide synthase, translated as MTSVKEFRVEAEPTAEELGRGRFVFTDQYSVFDWGEMPDLISEKGASLCTMGAYNFERLDEEGIPTHYVGVSDPGTEATDPVPLGDCDAPPTEMAIELTQVPDLPYLGDDEYDYDAYHDAAGENYLIPLEIVFRNTVPVGSSLRSRGSPEEYGLDAETWPDEVVDLPEPVVEFSTKYEEQDRYLSRTEADRIAGAADLGALEDVALAVNDLLNREAEKRGFVHEDGKIECLYHDGEVRVADVVGTFDENRFSYGGQEVSKEVVRQYYKRTDPEWVEAVSAAKSRAREEGVADWRGLCERSPDPLPDDVLQAVSDLYAAGTNAYTGTAWFDAPEVGAAVDRVRDL; from the coding sequence ATGACGAGCGTCAAGGAGTTCCGCGTGGAGGCGGAGCCCACGGCCGAAGAGTTGGGCCGCGGGCGGTTCGTCTTCACCGATCAGTACTCCGTCTTCGACTGGGGCGAGATGCCCGATCTGATCTCGGAAAAGGGGGCGTCGCTGTGTACGATGGGCGCGTACAACTTCGAGCGCCTGGACGAGGAGGGGATCCCGACCCACTACGTCGGCGTGTCCGATCCCGGCACCGAAGCCACGGATCCGGTCCCGCTCGGCGACTGCGACGCGCCGCCGACGGAGATGGCGATCGAACTCACGCAGGTCCCGGACCTCCCGTACCTCGGCGACGACGAGTACGACTACGACGCCTACCACGACGCGGCGGGCGAGAACTACCTGATCCCCTTGGAGATCGTCTTTCGGAACACCGTCCCCGTGGGGTCGAGCCTCCGCTCGCGCGGCAGTCCGGAAGAGTACGGCCTCGACGCCGAGACCTGGCCCGACGAGGTCGTCGACCTGCCCGAGCCGGTCGTCGAGTTCTCGACGAAGTACGAAGAACAGGACCGCTACCTCTCCAGAACCGAGGCCGACCGGATCGCCGGCGCGGCCGACCTCGGAGCGTTGGAGGACGTCGCGCTCGCGGTCAACGACCTGCTGAACCGCGAAGCCGAAAAGCGCGGATTCGTCCACGAGGACGGCAAGATCGAGTGTCTCTACCACGACGGCGAGGTTCGGGTCGCCGATGTCGTCGGCACCTTCGACGAGAACCGCTTTTCGTACGGCGGCCAGGAGGTCTCCAAGGAGGTCGTCCGGCAGTACTACAAGCGGACCGACCCCGAGTGGGTCGAGGCCGTCTCCGCCGCGAAGTCCCGAGCGCGCGAGGAGGGCGTCGCCGACTGGCGCGGGCTCTGCGAGCGCTCGCCGGACCCGCTCCCCGACGACGTGCTCCAGGCCGTTTCGGATCTCTACGCCGCGGGAACGAACGCCTACACCGGCACGGCGTGGTTCGACGCCCCCGAGGTCGGGGCCGCGGTAGACCGCGTCCGCGACCTCTGA
- the cofH gene encoding 7,8-didemethyl-8-hydroxy-5-deazariboflavin synthase subunit CofH: protein MRETAGRGDGGADSGPGTGARDPDLDFDIVPETDQSFENALAKARAGERLTVDDGIELITTGTDRAGIDPVRKEQVLEAADRRRAEVVGEDVTFVANLNNNVTTACNTGCLFCNFKDTAHRFESDHDGEHAGFTKTPAESRAIVDDALDMGIYEVTSVSGLHPAFALNDEHREVLAAFDDPAREVNYKPPAVYDTDPGTYVDQMRAMSVGGVHLHSMTPEEAQHARRGTDWSYEEVYRDLASAGLDSAPGTAAEILVEEVREVICPGKISTEEWVTAMEGAVAAGLDVTATMMYGHVENAAHRVRHLKVIRDLQDRVGGITEFVPLSFVHENTPLFERGVVSGGATDAEDELVVAVARLFLDNVENVQSSWVKFGDAKALKLLNCGANDFMGTILSEEITTRAGGTYGEFRSFDDYVDMIGAIGRPAVERSTDYRTRRPIDPDDGPHGPELGPRADGTPMLGASREADEGMAADD, encoded by the coding sequence ATGCGCGAGACGGCTGGACGAGGGGACGGCGGCGCAGATTCCGGGCCCGGGACGGGCGCCCGCGACCCCGACCTCGACTTCGATATCGTCCCCGAGACCGACCAGTCGTTCGAGAACGCGCTGGCGAAGGCGCGGGCGGGCGAGCGCCTGACCGTCGACGACGGGATCGAACTCATCACGACCGGCACCGATCGGGCGGGGATCGACCCCGTGCGGAAGGAACAGGTCCTGGAGGCCGCAGACCGCCGGCGCGCGGAGGTCGTCGGCGAGGACGTCACGTTCGTCGCGAACCTCAACAACAACGTCACGACCGCCTGCAACACGGGCTGTCTGTTCTGCAACTTCAAGGACACCGCCCACCGGTTCGAGAGCGACCACGACGGCGAGCATGCGGGGTTCACCAAGACGCCCGCGGAGTCGCGCGCGATCGTCGACGACGCCCTCGATATGGGCATCTACGAGGTCACCTCCGTCTCGGGGCTCCATCCCGCGTTCGCGCTGAACGACGAGCACCGGGAGGTCCTCGCGGCGTTCGACGATCCCGCACGGGAGGTGAACTACAAGCCGCCGGCCGTCTACGACACCGACCCCGGCACGTACGTCGACCAGATGCGCGCGATGTCCGTCGGCGGCGTCCACCTCCACTCGATGACGCCCGAGGAAGCCCAGCACGCCCGCCGCGGGACCGACTGGTCCTACGAGGAGGTCTACCGCGACCTCGCGTCGGCGGGGCTGGATTCGGCGCCCGGGACCGCCGCCGAGATCCTCGTCGAGGAGGTCCGCGAGGTGATCTGCCCGGGCAAGATCTCCACAGAGGAGTGGGTCACGGCGATGGAGGGCGCCGTCGCCGCCGGCCTCGACGTCACCGCGACGATGATGTACGGCCACGTCGAGAACGCGGCCCACCGGGTCCGCCACCTCAAGGTGATCCGGGATCTCCAGGACCGAGTCGGGGGAATCACCGAGTTCGTCCCGCTGTCGTTCGTCCACGAGAACACCCCGCTGTTCGAGCGCGGCGTCGTCTCCGGGGGCGCGACAGATGCCGAGGACGAGCTGGTGGTCGCGGTCGCGCGGCTCTTCCTCGACAACGTCGAGAACGTCCAGTCCTCGTGGGTCAAATTTGGCGACGCGAAGGCCCTCAAACTGCTGAACTGCGGCGCGAACGACTTCATGGGGACGATCCTCTCAGAGGAGATCACCACTCGCGCGGGCGGCACCTACGGGGAGTTCCGCTCGTTCGACGACTACGTCGATATGATCGGCGCGATCGGTCGCCCGGCGGTCGAGCGCTCGACCGACTACCGGACGCGGCGGCCGATCGACCCCGACGACGGCCCGCACGGCCCCGAACTCGGCCCGCGCGCCGACGGGACGCCGATGCTCGGGGCGTCGAGGGAGGCGGACGAGGGGATGGCCGCGGACGACTGA
- a CDS encoding tubulin/FtsZ family protein: protein MNIAIIGVGQAGGKVADAVLEYESNSRTDFVTQAVAINSAKADLLGLRRVPVEKRILIGQSRVKGHGCGADNELGVRIAEEDLDEVTAAVDDVPLHEVDAFLVVAGLGGGTGSGAAPVIARELGRLYTEPVYGLGLLPGSDEGGIYTLNAARSFQTFVREVDNLLVFDNDAWRKTGESVQGGYAAINEEIARRLGVLCSAGEVDDGPVPESVVDASEIINTLAGGGVTTVGYANAHLDRPARGIFGRREAAPDETEVVNRISTTVRRATLGNLTLPANVKSTERALLIVSGPPQYLSRKGVEDARRWLEDETGTMEVRGGDYPIPDSEYVAALVVLSGVTDVPRIKELQEVGRETQRNLEERAAERPEALRNLVWGGEGGIDPLF, encoded by the coding sequence ATGAACATCGCGATCATCGGGGTCGGACAGGCGGGCGGGAAGGTCGCGGACGCGGTCCTGGAGTACGAGTCGAACAGCCGAACCGACTTCGTCACCCAGGCCGTCGCCATCAACTCGGCGAAGGCGGACCTGCTCGGCCTCCGTCGAGTGCCGGTCGAAAAGCGGATCCTCATCGGGCAGTCGCGCGTGAAGGGCCACGGCTGCGGCGCCGACAACGAACTCGGCGTCCGGATCGCCGAGGAGGACCTCGACGAGGTGACCGCGGCCGTCGACGACGTCCCCCTCCACGAGGTCGACGCGTTCCTCGTCGTCGCCGGGCTCGGCGGCGGGACCGGCTCGGGCGCGGCGCCGGTCATCGCGCGCGAACTCGGCCGGCTCTACACCGAACCGGTGTACGGCCTGGGGCTCCTCCCCGGGAGCGACGAGGGAGGAATCTACACGCTGAACGCGGCGCGATCGTTCCAGACGTTCGTGCGGGAGGTCGACAATCTGCTCGTCTTCGACAACGACGCCTGGCGGAAGACCGGCGAGTCCGTCCAGGGCGGCTACGCCGCCATCAACGAGGAGATCGCGCGCCGCCTGGGCGTCCTCTGCAGCGCCGGCGAGGTCGACGACGGCCCCGTTCCCGAGTCGGTCGTCGACGCCTCCGAGATCATCAACACCCTCGCGGGCGGCGGCGTGACGACCGTCGGCTACGCGAACGCGCACCTGGACCGCCCCGCCCGCGGCATCTTCGGCCGCCGCGAGGCGGCGCCCGACGAGACCGAGGTGGTGAACCGCATCTCGACGACGGTCCGCCGGGCGACCCTCGGGAACCTCACGCTCCCGGCCAACGTCAAGAGCACAGAGCGGGCGCTCCTGATCGTCAGCGGCCCGCCGCAGTACCTGAGTCGGAAGGGCGTCGAGGACGCTCGCCGGTGGCTCGAAGACGAGACGGGCACGATGGAGGTCCGCGGCGGCGACTACCCGATCCCCGACTCCGAGTACGTCGCGGCGCTCGTGGTGCTGTCGGGCGTCACCGACGTCCCCCGGATCAAGGAGCTCCAGGAGGTCGGCCGCGAGACCCAGCGGAACCTCGAAGAGCGCGCCGCCGAACGCCCGGAGGCGCTCCGGAACCTCGTGTGGGGCGGCGAGGGCGGTATCGACCCGCTGTTCTGA
- a CDS encoding metal-dependent hydrolase → MMVTTHVAAGLLLATPVALLAPEFALPAAAGAVLGGVVPDLDLFVGTHRKTLHFPVYYSVAGVVAGVAAVLAPGPLTVAAALCLLTAGIHSASDWLGAGDELRPWERTSQRAVFLHPRRRWLRPRYLVRYDGAPEDLVLTVVLATPAALAFEGWPRALVVGGVALAAAYTVVRKRVPEWLGI, encoded by the coding sequence ATGATGGTCACCACCCACGTGGCGGCAGGGCTGCTGCTGGCGACGCCCGTCGCGCTCCTGGCGCCGGAGTTCGCCCTCCCGGCCGCCGCCGGCGCCGTCCTGGGCGGCGTCGTCCCCGACCTCGACCTCTTCGTCGGGACCCACCGGAAGACGCTCCACTTCCCCGTCTACTACTCGGTCGCCGGCGTCGTCGCGGGCGTCGCGGCCGTACTGGCGCCCGGCCCGCTGACCGTGGCGGCCGCGCTCTGTCTCCTCACCGCCGGGATCCACTCCGCGTCGGACTGGCTCGGCGCCGGCGACGAACTCCGCCCGTGGGAGCGCACCTCCCAGCGCGCCGTCTTCCTCCACCCGCGGCGCCGGTGGCTCCGCCCGCGGTACCTCGTCCGGTACGACGGCGCTCCCGAGGACCTGGTCCTCACGGTCGTCCTCGCGACGCCCGCGGCCCTGGCGTTCGAGGGGTGGCCCCGCGCGCTCGTCGTCGGTGGCGTCGCGCTCGCGGCCGCGTACACGGTAGTCCGCAAGCGCGTGCCCGAGTGGCTGGGGATCTGA